A region of the Streptomyces durocortorensis genome:
TTCAACAGCAAGCCGTTCCACGAGGGCGTCGGCTTCTTCGACCTCGCCTACCACCCCGAGAACAACAAGCGCTCCTCCGCCTCGGTCGCCTACCTCCACCCCCACATCGAGGCCGGTGACCGCCCCAACCTGCGGATCATGCTGGAGACCTGGGCGTACCGCCTGGAGTTCGACGGCACCCGCGCCACCGGAGTGCACGTCCGGACCAAGGACGGCGAGGAGATCCTGCTGCGTGCCGCCCGTGAGGTCATCGTCTGCGCGGGCGCGGTGGACACGCCCCGACTGCTGATGCACTCCGGGATCGGCCCGCGCGAGGACCTCGAAGCGCTCGGCATCGACGTCCGCCACGACCTTCCGGGCGTCGGCGAGAACCTGCTCGACCACCCCGAGTCCGTCATCGTCTGGGAGACCGACGGTCCCATCCCGGAGAACTCCGCGATGGACTCCGACGCGGGACTCTTCGTCCGCCGCGACCCCGGATCCCGGGGCCCGGACCTGATGTTCCACTTCTACCAGATCCCGTTCACCGACAACCCCGAACGCCTCGGCTACGAGAAGCCCGAGCACGGGGTGTCGATGACGCCGAACATCCCCAAGCCGCGCAGCCGGGGCCGCCTCTACCTCACGAGCGCCGACCCCGAGGTCAAGCCGGCCCTGGACTTCCGGTACTTCACCGACGAGGACGACTACGACGGCCGCACCCTGGTCGACGGCATCAAGCTCGCCCGTGAGATCGCGGCCACCGAACCGCTGGCCCACTGGCTCAAGCGCGAGGTCTGCCCCGGCCCCGAGGTCACGTCGGACGAGGCGATCAGCGAGTACGCCCGCAAGGTCGCCCACACCGTCTACCACCCGGCGGGCACCTGCAAGATGGGCGCGACGGACGACCAAGAGGCGGTCGTGGACCCGCAGTTGCGCATCCGGGGGCTGGAAGGCATCCGGATCGCCGACGCGTCGGTCTTCCCGACCATGCCCGCCGTCAACCCGATGATCGGCGTCCTCATGGTGGGCGAGAAGTGCGCCGAACTCCTCGCGAACCGGCCGGGCGGCGCCGACGCCGTGCCGGCCACTGGCACCAGCACCGGAGGTGACGCCCGATGACCGCGACCAAGGCCCCCGAGGCCGCAGTTGAGGCAACCGAGGACGCCGTCTTCTCCGTGCGCCACCTCTGGAAGGTGTTCGGCCCCAAGGCCGACCGCATCCCCGGCAGCGAGCACGCCGCACTCCCGCCCGCCGAACTGCGCGAGGCCACCGGCTGCACCGCCGCCGTACGCGATGTCTCCTTCGACGTCCGCAAGGGTGAGGTCTTCGTCGTCATGGGCCTGTCGGGCTCCGGCAAGTCCACCCTCGTACGCTGTCTGACCCGGCTGATCGAGCCCACCAGCGGCACCCTCGCCATCGACGGCGAGGACGTCCTCGCGATGGACCGCGCCCGGCTGCGCGAACTGCGCCGCCACCGTGCCGCGATGGTCTTCCAGCACTTCGGCCTGCTGCCGCACCGCACGGTGCTGGACAACGTCGCCTACGGCCTGGAGGTCCAGGGCCTCGGCAAGGCCGAGCGTCGCGCCAAAGCGGCCGAGCTGGTGGAGAAGGTCGGCCTCGCGGGCCTGGAGGACCGCCGTCCCGCACAGCTCTCCGGCGGCCAGCAGCAGCGCGTCGGCCTCGCCCGCGCGCTCGCCGTCGACCCGTCCGCCCTGCTCTT
Encoded here:
- a CDS encoding quaternary amine ABC transporter ATP-binding protein; translated protein: MTATKAPEAAVEATEDAVFSVRHLWKVFGPKADRIPGSEHAALPPAELREATGCTAAVRDVSFDVRKGEVFVVMGLSGSGKSTLVRCLTRLIEPTSGTLAIDGEDVLAMDRARLRELRRHRAAMVFQHFGLLPHRTVLDNVAYGLEVQGLGKAERRAKAAELVEKVGLAGLEDRRPAQLSGGQQQRVGLARALAVDPSALLFDEPFSALDPLIRREMQDEVVRLHREEGRTMVFITHDLSEALRLGTRIALMRDGGIVQLGTPEEIVGSPADDYVTEFVRDVPREQVLTVATAMRPALAGEDERGPAVRPDATVSEAIEAVSRSGDPAARVMDDGRLVGVVDHACLLDVVAGRAAGSATASPDAPDGSREVTV
- a CDS encoding GMC family oxidoreductase produces the protein MPPTPSSTAVPDPDAHLADYVIVGGGTAGSVIASRLTEDPDVTVTVIEGGPTDIDRDDVLTLRRWLGLLGGDLDYDYPTTEQPRGNSHIRHSRARVLGGCSSHNTLISFKPLPGDWDEWAEAGAEGWGAAAMDPYFAKLRNNIVPVDEKDRNAIARDFVDAAQEAAGVPRVDSFNSKPFHEGVGFFDLAYHPENNKRSSASVAYLHPHIEAGDRPNLRIMLETWAYRLEFDGTRATGVHVRTKDGEEILLRAAREVIVCAGAVDTPRLLMHSGIGPREDLEALGIDVRHDLPGVGENLLDHPESVIVWETDGPIPENSAMDSDAGLFVRRDPGSRGPDLMFHFYQIPFTDNPERLGYEKPEHGVSMTPNIPKPRSRGRLYLTSADPEVKPALDFRYFTDEDDYDGRTLVDGIKLAREIAATEPLAHWLKREVCPGPEVTSDEAISEYARKVAHTVYHPAGTCKMGATDDQEAVVDPQLRIRGLEGIRIADASVFPTMPAVNPMIGVLMVGEKCAELLANRPGGADAVPATGTSTGGDAR